The Rhododendron vialii isolate Sample 1 chromosome 6a, ASM3025357v1 genome includes a window with the following:
- the LOC131331016 gene encoding uncharacterized protein LOC131331016 isoform X1: MNTNLCTLRLKKLKGFEQMGSLMAGWDSPVHDPKTVKIQRNKSATKEEIEAYWRSKKKDEEEHLRAISDMLTKSSEESILKEPERKIQRSSSVPLSNTKDGLLDMGIETSFEKLIKKNGWWTRCTSAFLNEPPVIASDSGPAHKYLSQFHVAGIATPKSHTGTGISTT, encoded by the exons ATGAACACAAATTTGTGTACACTTAGGTTAAAGAAATtgaagggttttgagcaaatgGGTTCTCTAATGGCAGGTTGGGATTCACCTGTTCATGATCCCAAAACTG TGAAAATCCAGAGGAACAAGTCAGCGACCAAAGAGGAGATTGAGGCTTACTGGAGATCAAAGAAGAAAGATGAGGAAGAACATCTTAGAGCTATTTCTGACATGTTAACGAAGAGCAGTGAG GAAAGCATACTCAAGGAGCCTGAAAGAAAGATTCAGAGATCAAGCTCTGTGCCTTTGTCCAACACAAAGGATGGCCTGCTGGATATGGGAATTGAAACAAGCTTTGAGAAACTTATAAAGAAAAACGGATG GTGGACTAGGTGCACCTCTGCATTTCTGAATGAGCCTCCGGTGATTGCATCAGACAGCGGCCCTGCTCACAAGTACCTATCGCAGTTCCACGTGGCAGGAATCGCCACCCCGAAATCACACACCGGCACTGGAATTAGTACTACATGA
- the LOC131331015 gene encoding tRNA nucleotidyltransferase cca2-like — protein MAMTASSAGKEPIHVGLPEKEEAMCLPLKATPPPSYSSQVRDKIELMDNERLLFDFLLQVTRHSDLDTTIRIAGGWVRDKFLDRQRASDRIEVVVDNMNGRKFCEKVNLLLSFRGVGVQEITVIRNKSKSFRSSSLERARMLLFDMRVDFVELRSKHYIMRSGLSLPAGGKYVLDASLRDFTINSLFYNVNTNSVEDFTGKGMRDLKSGKIMTPLNPKATFYHDPVRVFRAIRLATSLGFELDEELRAAAIDSDVKAAINHVLWRPSIGHEVYLMFSSAKDNQHVEALRMICDMGLFWEVFNMDPSDFGMAPTPGVVCVAYMEDAWRLMQRVGLSTFKTLEEKRLALYAALLLPLCDGRFTGEAVNRRFTGQAVIRFLFQKSLRRKSSESEKVGKLNWYAPKFSALFPRFLASADLKPPPADYSCDGGDLRTSSSLRVKSGEILREIGDPWRVLLLLSTLLYQSTDEATAATCSLEERRLNIFHKVKGLIENMCLENIWKEKPLLNGTDLMDMFYVVRGPLIGQIKREVLQFQLAHPSATAEDCRNWMEKEYPPFLKKRSSS, from the coding sequence ATGGCTATGACGGCAAGTAGTGCAGGAAAGGAACCAATTCATGTTGGCCTTCCTGAGAAGGAAGAAGCAATGTGTCTGCCCCTTAAGGCAACGCCGCCACCTTCTTACTCCTCTCAGGTGAGAGACAAAATTGAGCTGATGGATAACGAGAGGCTGCTATTCGACTTTCTTCTTCAGGTTACACGCCATTCTGATCTCGATACTACAATCCGTATTGCCGGTGGTTGGGTTCGTGATAAGTTTCTAGACAGACAGCGTGCTTCTGATCGTATTGAGGTTGTTGTGGACAACATGAATGGTAGaaaattttgtgaaaaagtCAATCTGTTATTGTCCTTTCGTGGGGTAGGAGTACAGGAAATTACAGTCATCCGAAACAAATCCAAATCCTTTCGATCTTCGTCTTTGGAGAGAGCGAGGATGTTGCTGTTTGACATGCGCGTTGATTTTGTGGAGTTGAGATCGAAGCACTACATTATGAGGAGCGGTCTCTCCCTCCCTGCTGGAGGGAAATATGTATTGGATGCATCTCTTAGGGATTTTACCATTAACAGCTTGTTCTACAACGTCAACACCAATTCAGTTGAAGATTTTACTGGAAAAGGTATGAGAGACCTTAAATCTGGAAAAATAATGACCCCTTTAAATCCGAAGGCAACATTTTATCATGATCCCGTTCGAGTTTTTCGAGCTATACGATTAGCTACAAGTCTTGGATTTGAGCTAGATGAAGAGCTACGAGCTGCTGCGATTGATAGTGATGTGAAAGCTGCTATCAATCATGTATTGTGGAGGCCATCTATTGGTCATGAAGTTTATCTTATGTTTTCATCCGCCAAGGACAATCAACATGTCGAGGCATTAAGAATGATTTGTGACATGGGGTTATTTTGGGAAGTCTTCAATATGGATCCGTCTGATTTTGGGATGGCTCCAACCCCTGGTGTAGTTTGTGTTGCTTACATGGAGGATGCATGGAGACTTATGCAACGAGTTGGACTCTCTACCTTCAAGACTCTTGAGGAAAAGAGGCTTGCTTTGTACGCTGCATTACTCCTGCCACTGTGTGATGGGCGATTCACGGGCGAAGCTGTCAATAGGAGATTCACGGGCCAAGCTGTCATCAGGTTCTTGTTTCAAAAGTCTCTCAGGCGAAAGTCCAGTGAAAGTGAAAAAGTTGGGAAATTGAACTGGTACGCTCCCAAATTCTCTGCCTTGTTTCCCCGGTTCTTGGCCAGTGCTGACCTAAAACCACCTCCAGCTGACTACTCTTGCGATGGTGGTGATTTAAGAACTTCTTCGAGCCTTCGAGTAAAGTCTGGTGAGATTCTGCGTGAAATTGGAGATCCTTGGCGTGTTCTACTGTTGCTGTCAACACTGTTGTACCAATCCACTGATGAGGCTACTGCAGCAACTTGTTCTTTGGAGGAACGGCGCCTAAATATATTTCACAAAGTAAAGGGTCTTATTGAAAATATGTGTCTGGAGaatatttggaaagaaaaacCGCTGCTCAATGGAACGGATCTCATGGATATGTTTTACGTTGTAAGGGGGCCGCTTATTGGGCAAATAAAAAGGGAAGTGCTCCAGTTCCAGCTTGCTCATCCCTCGGCGACTGCTGAAGATTGTAGGAATTGGATGGAGAAAGAATATCcaccatttttgaaaaaaagaagctcAAGTTAG
- the LOC131331017 gene encoding uncharacterized protein LOC131331017, producing the protein MNTNLCTLGLKKLKVFEQMGSLMAGWDSPVQDPKTVKIQRNKSATKEEIEAYWRSKKKDEEEHLRAIPDMLTKSSEESKLKEPERKLQRSSSVPLSNTKDGLLDMGTETSFEKLIKKNGWWTRCTSAFLNEPPVIASDGGPAHKYLSQFHVAGIATPKSHTGTGISTT; encoded by the exons ATGAACACAAATTTGTGTACACTTGGGTTGAAGAAATTGAAGGTTTTTGAGCAAATGGGTTCTCTAATGGCAGGTTGGGATTCACCTGTTCAAGATCCCAAAACTG TGAAAATCCAGAGGAACAAGTCAGCGACCAAAGAGGAGATTGAGGCTTACTGGAGATCAAAGAAGAAAGATGAGGAAGAACATCTCAGAGCTATTCCTGACATGTTAACGAAGAGCAGTGAG GAAAGCAAACTCAAGGAGCCTGAAAGAAAGCTTCAGAGATCAAGCTCTGTGCCTTTGTCCAACACAAAGGATGGCCTGCTGGATATGGGAACTGAAACAAGCTTTGAGAAACTTATAAAGAAAAACGGATG GTGGACTAGGTGCACCTCTGCATTTTTGAACGAGCCTCCGGTGATTGCATCAGACGGCGGCCCTGCTCACAAGTACCTGTCGCAGTTCCACGTGGCAGGAATCGCCACCCCGAAATCACACACCGGCACTGGAATTAGTACTACATGA
- the LOC131331014 gene encoding tRNA nucleotidyltransferase cca2-like — MAMMGSAEGGNSRHFCIPKLGPNPASEARGDELLGPPVFFGPWTYFHTGKEPIHVGLLEEEEAMCLPLEATPPPSYSSQARDKIELMDNERLLFDFLLQVTRHSDLDTEIRIAGGWVRDKFLDRQRASDRIEVVVDNMNGRKFCEKVNLLLSFRGIGVQEITVIRNKSKSFRSSSLERARMLLFDMRVDFVELRSKHYIMRSGLFLSAGGKYELDASLRDFTINSLFYNVNTNSVEDFTGKGMRDLKSGKIMTPLNPKATFYHDPVRVFRAIRLATSLGFELDEELRAAAIDSDVKAAINHVMWRPSIGHEVYLMFSSAKDNQHVEALRMICGMGLFWEVFNMDPSDFGMSPTPDVVCVAYMEDAWRLMQRVGLSTFKTLEEKRLALYAALLLPLCDGRFKGEVVNRRFTGQAVIRFLFQKSLRRRSSESEKVGKLNWYAPKFSALFPRFLAIADLKPPPADYSCDGGDLRTSSSLRVKSGEILREIGDLWRVLLLLSTVLYQSTDEATAATCSLEERRLNIFHKVKGLIENMCLENIWEEKPLLNGTDLMDMFYVVRGPHIGRLKRKVLQFQLAHPLATAEDCRNWMENEYPLFLKTRSSN; from the coding sequence ATGGCTATGATGGGAAGTGCAGAGGGAGGGAACAGCAGGCATTTTTGTATTCCCAAATTGGGTCCCAATCCGGCTTCCGAAGCTCGTGGGGACGAGTTGCTCGGCCCCCCAGTGTTCTTTGGACCATGGACTTATTTCCATACAGGAAAGGAACCAATTCATGTTGGCCTTCTTGAGGAGGAAGAGGCAATGTGTCTGCCCCTTGAGGCAACGCCACCACCTTCTTACTCCTCTCAGGCGAGAGACAAAATTGAGCTCATGGATAACGAGAGGCTGCTATTCGACTTTCTTCTTCAGGTTACACGCCATTCTGATCTCGATACTGAAATCCGTATTGCCGGTGGTTGGGTTCGTGATAAGTTTCTAGACAGACAGCGTGCTTCTGATCGTATTGAGGTTGTTGTGGACAACATGAATGGTAGaaaattttgtgaaaaagtCAATCTGTTATTGTCCTTTCGTGGAATAGGAGTACAGGAAATTACAGTCATCCGAAACAAATCCAAATCCTTTCGATCTTCGTCTTTGGAGAGAGCGAGGATGTTGCTGTTTGACATGCGCGTTGATTTTGTGGAGTTGAGATCGAAGCACTACATTATGAGGAGCGGTCTCTTCCTCTCTGCTGGAGGGAAATATGAATTGGATGCATCTCTTAGGGATTTTACCATTAACAGCTTGTTCTACAACGTCAACACCAATTCAGTTGAAGATTTTACTGGAAAAGGTATGAGAGACCTTAAATCTGGAAAAATAATGACCCCTTTAAATCCGAAGGCAACATTTTATCATGATCCCGTTCGAGTTTTTCGAGCTATACGATTAGCTACAAGTCTTGGATTTGAGCTAGATGAAGAGCTACGAGCTGCCGCGATTGATAGTGATGTGAAAGCTGCTATCAATCATGTAATGTGGAGGCCATCTATTGGTCATGAAGTTTATCTTATGTTTTCATCGGCCAAGGACAATCAACATGTTGAGGCATTAAGAATGATTTGTGGCATGGGGTTATTTTGGGAAGTCTTCAATATGGATCCGTCTGATTTTGGGATGTCTCCAACCCCTGATGTAGTTTGTGTTGCTTACATGGAGGATGCATGGAGACTTATGCAACGAGTTGGACTCTCTACCTTCAAGACTCTTGAGGAAAAGAGGCTTGCTTTGTACGCTGCATTACTCCTGCCACTGTGTGATGGGCGATTCAAGGGCGAAGTTGTCAATAGGCGATTCACGGGCCAAGCTGTCATCAGGTTCTTGTTTCAAAAGTCTCTCAGGCGAAGGTCCAGTGAAAGTGAAAAAGTTGGGAAATTGAACTGGTACGCTCCCAAATTCTCTGCCTTGTTTCCCCGGTTCTTGGCCATTGCTGACCTAAAACCACCTCCAGCTGACTACTCTTGTGATGGTGGTGATTTAAGAACTTCTTCGAGCCTTCGAGTAAAGTCTGGTGAGATTCTGCGTGAAATTGGAGATCTTTGGCGTGTTCTACTGTTGCTTTCAACAGTGTTGTACCAATCCACTGATGAGGCTACTGCAGCAACGTGTTCTTTGGAGGAACGGCGCCTAAATATATTTCACAAAGTAAAGGGTCTTATTGAAAATATGTGTCTGGAGAATATTTGGGAAGAAAAACCGCTGCTCAATGGAACGGATCTCATGGATATGTTTTACGTTGTAAGGGGGCCGCATATTGGGCGATTAAAGAGGAAAGTGCTCCAGTTCCAGCTTGCTCATCCCTTGGCGACTGCTGAAGATTGTAGGAATTGGATGGAGAATGAATATCcactatttttgaaaacaagaaGCTCAAATTAG